A window of Corallococcus macrosporus DSM 14697 contains these coding sequences:
- a CDS encoding DUF4139 domain-containing protein — protein MLVAPSNLEAVTVHAEGALCTRVAVIPSAGGVLPSQVRINGLPMSLQPGSLRASVVQGPAGLAVRDLRPTYDVQLPPEVDVPTEHRALEEAGRRLAELTGQLARLNQELSDLTKLTPGFPPPKKNATEPRDAPVAAMLSLMSFVDAELATLQARKLDLERQQRDAEAELLLRRNRVAEASSSVRGQRARVYRAVVLTLSGPLPADQGARLALEYAVQGARWVPTYDLRLPRTLEEGTLRMRASVLQRTGEDWTGVKLAVSTADLARHAEVPELKALRIGRAQPPPARSGWRDAPPGLDELFAGYDTTRAASPVQPEPQVEPELPRGLPEKSRKKVSARPKAPPPPPAPSPDFSAESAMPPPGGMPMARPSAAAPMRSRGGPSVPGASRSRLPMEKEAAPEASYDEEELSLEDAALGGGGGGGEERQPLRQEPSDAMLDYDRLTMAPAEDLETRGKLRPRPSDVTQEFQALVELHARIDITVRVALSQQEAASVWAVPPPAWTQPPRTSSPHFDARFDVEARADVPSDGAWHTVPVLSVPVGLSAEYVCVPSVEQRAFRTVRVENRTPYPLLAGPVDVTLENEFLMTSPLPTMAPGSTQRLGLGVEESIKVARNTRFDEATGGMFGGSTMLTHHVSVELANRLGNRILVEICERVPTVPANAEKDIKVEELEVAPLWQKRVPLPGEVKVEGERAWRVVLQPGEAQTLKATWTVKIPGNKMLGGGNRRT, from the coding sequence ATGCTCGTCGCCCCATCCAACCTCGAAGCCGTCACCGTCCACGCGGAGGGGGCGCTCTGCACGCGAGTCGCCGTGATTCCCTCGGCGGGCGGGGTGTTGCCGTCGCAGGTGCGAATCAATGGCCTGCCCATGTCCTTGCAGCCGGGCTCGCTGCGGGCGTCCGTGGTGCAGGGCCCAGCCGGGCTCGCCGTGAGAGACCTGCGCCCCACCTATGACGTCCAACTCCCGCCGGAGGTCGACGTCCCCACGGAGCACCGCGCGCTGGAAGAGGCCGGGCGCCGGCTCGCCGAGCTCACCGGGCAGCTCGCGCGGCTGAACCAGGAGCTGAGTGACCTGACGAAGCTCACGCCAGGCTTCCCTCCCCCGAAGAAGAACGCGACGGAGCCCCGGGATGCCCCGGTGGCCGCGATGCTGTCGCTGATGTCCTTCGTGGACGCGGAGCTGGCCACGCTCCAGGCGCGGAAGCTGGACCTGGAGCGGCAGCAGCGCGATGCCGAGGCGGAGCTGCTGCTGCGGCGCAATCGCGTGGCCGAGGCCTCGTCGTCCGTGCGTGGCCAGCGGGCCCGCGTCTACCGCGCGGTCGTGCTGACGTTGTCGGGCCCGCTCCCCGCGGACCAGGGGGCGCGGCTCGCGCTGGAGTACGCCGTCCAGGGCGCGCGCTGGGTGCCCACCTACGACCTGCGCCTGCCGCGCACGCTGGAGGAAGGCACGCTGCGCATGCGCGCGTCCGTGCTCCAGCGCACCGGCGAGGACTGGACGGGCGTGAAGCTCGCCGTCTCCACCGCGGACCTCGCGCGGCACGCGGAGGTGCCGGAGCTGAAGGCGCTGCGCATCGGCCGCGCCCAGCCGCCGCCGGCCCGCTCCGGATGGCGTGACGCACCGCCAGGGCTCGATGAGCTGTTCGCGGGCTACGACACCACGCGGGCGGCCTCGCCCGTTCAGCCCGAGCCGCAGGTGGAGCCGGAGCTCCCTCGCGGCCTCCCCGAGAAATCCAGGAAGAAGGTCAGCGCCAGGCCCAAGGCGCCTCCGCCCCCTCCCGCGCCGAGCCCCGACTTCTCGGCTGAGAGCGCGATGCCGCCCCCCGGAGGAATGCCCATGGCGCGGCCCAGCGCCGCGGCCCCCATGCGCTCCCGCGGCGGCCCCAGCGTGCCAGGCGCCAGCAGGTCGCGGCTGCCCATGGAGAAGGAGGCCGCGCCCGAGGCGTCCTACGACGAGGAGGAGCTCAGCCTGGAGGACGCCGCCCTGGGTGGCGGTGGTGGTGGCGGCGAGGAGCGGCAGCCGCTTCGGCAGGAGCCCTCCGACGCGATGCTGGACTACGACCGGCTGACCATGGCGCCCGCGGAGGACCTGGAGACCCGCGGCAAACTGCGTCCGCGTCCCTCGGACGTCACCCAGGAGTTCCAGGCCCTGGTGGAGCTCCACGCGCGGATTGACATCACCGTGCGCGTCGCGTTGAGCCAGCAGGAGGCGGCCTCTGTCTGGGCGGTGCCTCCTCCCGCGTGGACCCAGCCGCCGCGCACCTCGTCGCCGCACTTCGATGCGCGCTTCGACGTGGAGGCGCGCGCGGACGTGCCGTCCGACGGGGCGTGGCACACCGTGCCCGTGCTGTCCGTGCCGGTGGGCCTGTCCGCCGAATACGTCTGTGTCCCCTCCGTGGAGCAGCGCGCGTTCCGCACCGTGCGCGTGGAGAACCGCACGCCGTATCCGCTGCTGGCCGGCCCCGTGGACGTCACGCTGGAGAACGAGTTCCTGATGACGTCCCCGCTGCCCACCATGGCCCCGGGCTCCACCCAGCGGCTGGGGCTGGGCGTGGAGGAGTCCATCAAGGTGGCGCGCAACACGCGGTTCGACGAGGCCACCGGCGGCATGTTCGGCGGCTCCACGATGCTGACGCACCACGTGTCGGTGGAGCTGGCGAACCGGCTGGGCAACCGCATCCTGGTCGAAATCTGTGAGCGCGTGCCCACCGTGCCCGCGAACGCGGAGAAGGACATCAAGGTGGAGGAGCTGGAGGTCGCCCCGCTCTGGCAGAAGCGCGTGCCCCTGCCGGGGGAAGTGAAGGTGGAGGGCGAGCGCGCGTGGCGCGTGGTGCTCCAGCCCGGTGAAGCGCAGACGCTGAAGGCGACGTGGACCGTGAAGATTCCGGGCAACAAGATGCTCGGCGGCGGCAACCGGAGGACATGA
- a CDS encoding M15 family metallopeptidase produces the protein MSLALLRWGVFILLCLFAPQVLAAEAKARRAEPKGTRLVRLKNGQMLHRDAASAYQRMKAEARSKNIYLWVRSGYRSHAKQRRLYERYRKGKGPQAARPGRSNHQRGLAVDLVIGGVKTPTFEWLVSNACRFGFKRTVRSEPWHWEYRPRTTREPEPGRDCVGRPLKRPRPEPPPVASTEKS, from the coding sequence ATGTCGCTCGCGCTGCTCCGCTGGGGAGTCTTCATCCTCCTGTGTCTGTTCGCGCCCCAGGTCCTCGCCGCCGAAGCAAAGGCTCGGCGCGCGGAGCCGAAGGGGACACGGCTCGTCCGTCTCAAGAACGGGCAGATGCTCCACCGCGACGCCGCGTCCGCGTACCAGCGGATGAAGGCCGAAGCGCGCTCGAAGAACATCTACCTCTGGGTCCGCAGCGGCTACCGCTCCCACGCGAAGCAGCGCCGGCTCTATGAGCGCTACCGCAAGGGCAAGGGGCCGCAGGCGGCGCGGCCCGGGCGCTCCAACCACCAACGGGGCCTCGCGGTGGACCTGGTCATCGGCGGCGTGAAGACGCCCACGTTCGAATGGCTCGTGTCGAACGCGTGCCGCTTCGGCTTCAAGCGCACGGTCCGCTCGGAGCCATGGCATTGGGAGTACCGCCCGCGCACCACCCGCGAGCCCGAACCGGGCCGGGACTGCGTGGGCCGCCCCCTGAAGCGCCCGAGGCCCGAGCCGCCCCCCGTGGCGAGCACCGAGAAGAGCTGA
- a CDS encoding MGMT family protein, whose protein sequence is MSTSPRDERDSFERIYAVTAQVPRGQVATYGDIAVIVGDGCDARVVGHALGALGARADSVPWQRVINRTGGISTSGYGQREALEAEGVDFDEHGHVRMEAHHWTGPAEAWVRAHGFQPLPPRAAKRTDAQLNLF, encoded by the coding sequence ATGTCCACCTCCCCACGCGACGAACGCGACTCCTTCGAGCGCATCTACGCCGTCACCGCGCAGGTACCGCGGGGACAGGTGGCCACCTACGGGGACATCGCCGTCATCGTCGGAGACGGCTGTGACGCCCGCGTCGTGGGACATGCACTGGGCGCGTTGGGCGCCCGCGCGGACAGCGTGCCCTGGCAGCGTGTCATCAACCGCACCGGGGGCATCAGCACCTCGGGTTACGGACAGCGCGAGGCCCTGGAAGCAGAGGGCGTGGACTTCGACGAACACGGCCACGTCCGCATGGAGGCCCACCACTGGACGGGGCCTGCCGAGGCCTGGGTCCGCGCGCACGGGTTCCAGCCCTTGCCACCGCGTGCCGCGAAGCGGACAGATGCGCAGTTGAATCTGTTCTGA
- a CDS encoding FHA domain-containing protein, with amino-acid sequence MLSVQELRALGAALPSSAFQRQLGPFALIQRPPSEASAAVLAPTRMAAPSEIEQGMLSLLFEFEHLRVATLPPLAATDRLRIGRRMDCDLVVDDASVSKMHAELRWNEAEQRCTVQDLGSTNGTFLNARSLAGREAVLRDGDILSVGNVQFWYLLTRTLHERLRAGEATGLGSRSG; translated from the coding sequence GTGCTGTCCGTCCAGGAATTGCGCGCGCTCGGTGCCGCCCTGCCCTCCAGTGCCTTCCAGCGTCAACTGGGGCCCTTCGCGCTCATCCAGCGCCCGCCCTCCGAGGCCTCGGCCGCGGTGCTCGCCCCCACGCGCATGGCGGCGCCCTCGGAGATCGAGCAGGGCATGCTCTCCCTGTTGTTCGAATTCGAACACCTGCGCGTGGCCACGCTGCCGCCGCTGGCCGCCACGGACCGGCTGCGCATCGGCCGCCGCATGGACTGCGACCTGGTGGTGGACGACGCGTCCGTCTCCAAGATGCACGCGGAGCTGCGGTGGAACGAAGCCGAGCAGCGCTGCACCGTGCAGGACCTGGGCTCCACCAATGGCACCTTCCTCAATGCCCGTTCGCTGGCCGGCCGTGAGGCGGTGCTGCGCGACGGTGACATCCTGAGCGTGGGCAACGTGCAGTTCTGGTACCTGCTGACCCGCACCCTGCATGAGCGCCTGCGCGCCGGAGAAGCCACCGGCCTGGGCTCACGCAGCGGCTGA
- the greA gene encoding transcription elongation factor GreA — protein sequence MSSGSDNIPMTPSGLRKLKEELKHLQSVERGKISREIEVARAHGDLRENAEYHAAKEKQSHIEGRILTLNDWIARAEVIDPTKLGGDKIVFGATVDLIDTETDKPVSYRLVGEIEADLKKRWIAVTSPVARALIGKKVGDIATVQSPGGVRELEVQEIRFEEPEEESAPGEG from the coding sequence ATGAGCAGCGGGAGCGACAACATCCCGATGACCCCGTCCGGACTGCGCAAGCTGAAGGAGGAGCTGAAGCACCTCCAGTCCGTGGAGCGGGGGAAGATCTCGCGCGAGATCGAGGTCGCTCGCGCCCACGGCGACCTGCGCGAGAACGCGGAGTACCACGCGGCGAAGGAGAAGCAGTCGCACATCGAGGGGCGCATCCTGACCCTCAACGACTGGATTGCCCGCGCGGAGGTCATCGACCCGACGAAGCTGGGCGGCGACAAGATCGTCTTCGGGGCGACGGTGGACCTGATCGACACCGAGACGGACAAGCCGGTGAGCTACCGGCTCGTCGGTGAGATCGAGGCCGACCTGAAGAAGCGGTGGATCGCCGTCACCTCGCCGGTGGCGCGCGCGCTCATCGGCAAGAAGGTGGGTGACATCGCCACGGTGCAGAGCCCTGGCGGCGTGCGCGAGCTGGAGGTCCAGGAGATCCGCTTCGAGGAGCCCGAGGAAGAGTCCGCGCCTGGCGAGGGCTGA
- the recG gene encoding ATP-dependent DNA helicase RecG → MNHPLASLVGPLRYVCQRDFAMLATVKSLRPVLERALAGASGVDARALEHLRAALPDVDHAMPERRKAALRRVVAGLKVSGVELPAELHGMSMEGAARATPARGTPVAPDGTPPGYVPPWKSTDPLPGMGAQRPNAVAPRRVSDADLGMPRMRPDAPRGRPDASDSDLLPARAPRNPAPARPAPPNVAAPGFSHGHQGAPASRAKPGPRQATLDTGAEAVPGAKTRKEKAQRKKKRAVAAEASRSEAKLLSIAPRSGPLSSPLKTLGKRLGPRLVSALDKKGLRRMGDILFMLPRCYEDRRRLRTIAELEPGERGVTVGTVKVADFVPGRQGRRMFRAVVGDRSGSIAATYFNAGPWLKSRFTVGKRIVLSGEVRATMSGREMAHPEIEPAEDLESTASVHFNRIVPVYPGFERGEQRSFRELTSRVGEQFAHELDDPLPPDLRRRLDLMGLPDALRFIHFPPGDADLEALDAHQSPAHRRLAFDELFFLQLGMALKRQGVKAEVGIAFDVSEPRLEKARGALPFKLTDAQARVVEELCRDMARAEPMNRLVQGDVGSGKTAVAMVSALVALQAGYQVAVMAPTEILAEQHERNFRKVMEPLGYRVGLISAAGTAKAKRQVREAVGRGEIHLAVGTHALLQDDVSFERLGLAVIDEQHRFGVLQRHTLMSKGPKPDVLVMTATPIPRTLAMTLYGDLDLSVIDQLPPGRTPIKTRVFNDKQRALVYESVGAELAKGHQAYVVYPLVEESEKLDLEDATRGVEKLRKVFPDAKVGLLHGRMKAEEKDAVMEDFRDKRLHLLVCTTVVEVGVDVPNASVMVVESAERFGLSQLHQLRGRVGRGAAASFCHLVAGSARSWESAERLAVMEQSSDGFIIAEKDLEIRGPGEFLGTRQSGLPELAVANLARDGDLLSIAQTEARRILERDPEMKAKENQGLVKALEERWEGRLALARVG, encoded by the coding sequence GTGAACCACCCGCTCGCCAGCCTTGTTGGACCCCTCCGGTACGTGTGCCAGCGCGACTTCGCGATGCTGGCCACCGTGAAGTCGTTGCGCCCGGTGCTGGAGCGCGCGCTCGCCGGGGCCAGCGGGGTGGATGCACGGGCGCTGGAGCACCTGCGGGCGGCGCTCCCGGACGTGGACCACGCCATGCCCGAGCGCCGCAAGGCCGCGCTCCGGCGCGTCGTGGCCGGGCTGAAGGTCAGCGGCGTGGAGCTGCCCGCGGAGCTGCACGGCATGTCCATGGAGGGCGCGGCCCGGGCCACGCCCGCGCGGGGGACGCCCGTGGCGCCGGATGGCACGCCTCCCGGGTACGTGCCGCCGTGGAAGTCAACGGACCCGTTGCCTGGAATGGGGGCGCAGCGACCGAACGCGGTGGCCCCGCGGCGCGTCAGTGACGCCGACCTCGGCATGCCGCGGATGCGCCCAGACGCACCGCGAGGTCGTCCGGACGCGAGCGACTCGGACCTCCTGCCGGCCCGTGCCCCACGAAATCCCGCTCCGGCGCGCCCCGCTCCCCCCAACGTCGCCGCGCCCGGTTTCTCCCATGGCCACCAAGGCGCGCCAGCGTCACGGGCAAAGCCGGGCCCACGGCAGGCCACGCTCGACACGGGGGCGGAGGCGGTCCCCGGCGCGAAGACGCGCAAGGAGAAGGCCCAGCGGAAGAAGAAGCGGGCCGTGGCGGCGGAGGCCTCGCGTTCGGAGGCGAAGCTCCTCTCCATCGCGCCTCGCTCCGGCCCGCTGTCGTCGCCGTTGAAGACGCTGGGCAAGCGGCTGGGGCCCAGGCTCGTCTCCGCGCTCGACAAGAAGGGGCTGCGCCGCATGGGCGACATCCTCTTCATGCTGCCGCGCTGCTACGAGGACCGCCGCCGCCTGCGCACCATCGCCGAACTGGAGCCCGGCGAGCGCGGTGTCACCGTGGGCACCGTCAAGGTGGCTGACTTCGTGCCGGGCCGCCAGGGCCGGCGCATGTTCCGCGCCGTCGTGGGGGACCGCTCGGGCAGCATCGCCGCCACGTACTTCAACGCGGGCCCCTGGCTGAAGAGCCGGTTCACCGTGGGCAAGCGCATCGTGCTCTCCGGCGAGGTGCGCGCCACCATGTCGGGCCGGGAGATGGCCCACCCGGAGATCGAACCGGCCGAGGACCTCGAGTCCACGGCGTCGGTCCACTTCAACCGCATCGTCCCCGTGTACCCCGGCTTCGAGCGCGGCGAGCAGCGCTCCTTCCGCGAGCTGACCTCGCGCGTGGGCGAGCAGTTCGCGCACGAGCTGGATGACCCGCTTCCGCCGGACCTGCGCCGGCGCCTGGACCTGATGGGGCTGCCAGACGCGCTCCGCTTCATCCACTTCCCACCTGGGGACGCGGACCTGGAGGCGCTGGACGCGCACCAGAGCCCCGCGCACCGCCGGCTCGCGTTCGACGAGCTGTTCTTCCTCCAGCTCGGCATGGCGCTCAAGCGGCAGGGCGTGAAGGCGGAGGTCGGCATCGCCTTCGACGTCTCCGAGCCCCGGCTCGAGAAGGCCCGCGGGGCGCTGCCCTTCAAGCTCACCGACGCGCAGGCGCGGGTGGTGGAGGAGCTCTGCCGGGACATGGCGCGCGCGGAGCCCATGAACCGGCTCGTCCAGGGCGACGTGGGCAGCGGCAAGACGGCGGTGGCCATGGTCTCCGCCCTCGTCGCGTTGCAGGCCGGCTACCAGGTGGCCGTCATGGCCCCCACGGAGATTCTCGCGGAGCAGCACGAGCGCAACTTCCGCAAGGTGATGGAGCCCCTGGGCTACCGCGTGGGGCTCATCAGCGCGGCGGGCACGGCGAAGGCCAAGCGCCAGGTGCGCGAGGCCGTGGGCCGAGGCGAAATCCACCTGGCCGTGGGCACGCATGCGCTGCTCCAGGACGACGTCTCCTTCGAGCGCCTGGGCCTCGCCGTCATCGACGAGCAGCACCGCTTCGGCGTGCTCCAGCGGCACACGCTGATGAGCAAGGGGCCCAAGCCGGACGTGCTGGTGATGACGGCCACGCCCATCCCCCGCACGCTGGCCATGACGCTGTACGGCGACCTGGACCTGTCCGTCATCGACCAGCTCCCGCCGGGCCGCACGCCCATCAAGACGCGGGTGTTCAACGACAAGCAGCGGGCGCTCGTCTACGAGTCCGTGGGCGCGGAGCTGGCCAAGGGGCACCAGGCCTACGTCGTGTACCCGCTGGTGGAGGAGTCGGAGAAGCTGGACCTGGAGGACGCCACGCGCGGCGTGGAGAAGCTGCGCAAGGTGTTCCCCGACGCGAAGGTGGGGCTGCTGCACGGGCGGATGAAGGCGGAGGAGAAGGACGCCGTCATGGAGGACTTCCGAGACAAGCGCCTGCACCTGCTGGTCTGCACCACCGTGGTGGAGGTGGGCGTGGACGTGCCCAACGCGTCCGTGATGGTGGTGGAGTCCGCCGAGCGCTTCGGCCTGTCGCAGCTCCACCAGCTCCGGGGCCGGGTGGGGCGCGGCGCGGCGGCGAGCTTCTGCCACCTGGTGGCCGGCAGCGCGCGCTCCTGGGAGTCCGCCGAGCGCCTGGCGGTGATGGAGCAGAGCAGCGACGGCTTCATCATCGCGGAGAAGGACCTGGAGATTCGCGGCCCGGGCGAGTTCCTGGGCACGCGCCAGAGTGGCCTGCCCGAGCTGGCCGTGGCCAACCTGGCGCGGGACGGAGACCTGCTCTCCATCGCGCAGACCGAGGCGCGCCGCATCCTGGAGAGGGACCCGGAGATGAAGGCGAAGGAGAACCAGGGCCTCGTGAAGGCGCTCGAGGAGCGCTGGGAAGGGCGGCTCGCGCTCGCGCGGGTGGGGTAG
- a CDS encoding protein-L-isoaspartate(D-aspartate) O-methyltransferase produces the protein MGDWGRADYLSRHGIQDRRVLDAIARLNRADFVPEAVREEASADVPLPIGHGQTISQPYVVALMTEALQLQGDERVLEVGTGSGYQTALLSLLCREVFTVEIVPELARSARQVLREQGFDNVSFREGDGALGWPEHAPFDAILAAAAPTDVPLQLLAQLKPGGRMLIPVGPRGGTQQLLRIQRSHRAGEVPRVESLLPVRFVPMTGQHPPQG, from the coding sequence ATGGGTGACTGGGGAAGGGCTGACTACCTGTCGCGGCACGGCATTCAGGACCGGCGCGTCCTGGACGCCATCGCGCGGCTGAACCGCGCGGACTTCGTGCCGGAGGCCGTGCGGGAGGAGGCCAGCGCGGATGTCCCGTTGCCCATTGGCCATGGGCAGACCATCAGCCAGCCCTACGTCGTCGCGCTGATGACCGAAGCGCTCCAGCTCCAGGGGGACGAGCGCGTCCTGGAGGTCGGCACGGGCTCTGGCTACCAGACGGCGCTCCTGTCCTTGCTGTGCCGGGAGGTCTTCACCGTGGAGATCGTCCCCGAGCTGGCCCGGTCGGCGCGGCAGGTGCTGCGCGAGCAGGGCTTCGACAACGTGTCGTTCCGCGAGGGAGACGGCGCGCTGGGCTGGCCCGAGCACGCGCCCTTCGACGCCATCCTGGCCGCCGCCGCGCCGACAGACGTCCCGCTGCAACTCCTTGCCCAGCTCAAGCCGGGCGGACGGATGCTGATCCCGGTGGGCCCGCGGGGAGGCACCCAGCAACTGTTGCGCATCCAGCGTTCCCACCGGGCTGGCGAGGTGCCCCGGGTGGAGTCCCTGCTGCCGGTGCGCTTCGTCCCGATGACAGGGCAGCACCCGCCCCAGGGGTGA
- the thrC gene encoding threonine synthase has product MSEGLASDFRAEFACSEGCDFRASLLDVVYRCPRCGGLLEVAHDVKALSAVSAAEWKRRFETRFGSARLPEGSGVWGKREWAYPQLPVEDIVSLGEGRVPLKPLPRMAAELGLAALDLKECGVSPTGSFKDWGMTVLVSAVKHMRARGVPLRAVACASTGDTSAALSAYCAAAGIPAVVFLPRDKVSLAQLVQPIANGARVLSLDTDFDGCMKLVQAVTADTGLYLANSMNSLRIEGQKMVAVELCQDLGWEPPDWVVIPGGNLGNASALGKGFELMLSLGLITRRPRIAVAQAQRANPLARSFRGGFQELVPLQAEPTLASAIQIGNPVSFKRAVKVLKAFDGVVEDATESELANAAARADREGTFTCPHTGVALAALEKLVARGVVARGSRVAVVSTAHGLKFADFKVGYHRGALADVTSRYANPPVELPATLDAVKGALADLG; this is encoded by the coding sequence ATGAGCGAGGGGTTGGCGTCGGACTTCCGCGCGGAGTTCGCGTGCAGCGAGGGCTGTGACTTCCGCGCCTCGCTGCTGGACGTGGTGTACCGGTGCCCGCGCTGCGGCGGCCTGCTGGAGGTCGCGCATGACGTGAAGGCGCTGAGCGCGGTGTCCGCGGCGGAGTGGAAGCGCCGGTTCGAGACGCGCTTCGGCTCGGCGCGCCTGCCGGAGGGCTCGGGCGTGTGGGGCAAGCGCGAGTGGGCGTATCCACAGCTCCCGGTGGAGGACATCGTCTCGCTCGGAGAGGGGCGGGTGCCGCTCAAGCCGCTGCCGCGCATGGCGGCGGAGCTGGGGCTGGCGGCGTTGGATTTGAAGGAGTGCGGCGTCTCGCCCACGGGCAGCTTCAAGGACTGGGGGATGACCGTCCTTGTCTCCGCGGTGAAGCACATGCGCGCCCGGGGCGTCCCGCTGCGCGCGGTGGCGTGTGCCTCCACGGGGGACACGTCCGCGGCGCTCTCCGCCTACTGCGCCGCGGCGGGGATCCCGGCGGTGGTGTTCCTGCCGCGCGACAAGGTGTCGCTCGCGCAGCTCGTGCAGCCCATCGCGAATGGCGCGCGGGTGCTGTCCCTGGACACGGACTTCGACGGCTGCATGAAGCTGGTGCAGGCGGTGACGGCGGACACGGGGCTGTACCTGGCCAACTCGATGAACTCGCTGCGCATCGAGGGCCAGAAGATGGTCGCCGTGGAGCTCTGTCAGGACCTGGGCTGGGAGCCGCCGGACTGGGTGGTGATTCCCGGTGGCAACCTGGGCAACGCCAGCGCGTTGGGCAAGGGCTTCGAGCTGATGCTGTCGTTGGGGCTCATCACCCGCCGGCCGCGCATCGCCGTGGCGCAGGCGCAGCGGGCCAACCCGCTGGCGCGCTCGTTCCGGGGCGGCTTCCAGGAGCTGGTGCCACTACAGGCCGAGCCCACGCTGGCGTCGGCCATCCAGATTGGGAACCCGGTGTCCTTCAAGCGCGCGGTGAAGGTGCTCAAGGCCTTCGACGGCGTGGTGGAGGACGCCACCGAGTCCGAGCTGGCCAACGCCGCGGCGCGCGCGGACCGCGAGGGCACCTTCACCTGCCCGCACACGGGCGTGGCGCTGGCGGCGCTGGAGAAGCTGGTGGCGCGGGGCGTGGTTGCCCGGGGCTCGCGCGTGGCGGTGGTGTCCACCGCGCACGGCCTGAAGTTCGCTGACTTCAAGGTGGGCTACCACCGTGGCGCGCTGGCGGACGTGACGAGCCGCTACGCGAACCCGCCGGTGGAGCTGCCCGCGACGCTGGACGCGGTGAAGGGCGCGCTGGCGGACCTGGGCTGA
- the ribB gene encoding 3,4-dihydroxy-2-butanone-4-phosphate synthase, producing the protein MQPSARTDASMSHDSELSSIEEAIRDIQEGKFVIVADDEDRENEGDLIMAAEKVTPEHLAFMVRHTSGIVCMPMLAERLDELRLPQMVSDNTESHRTAFTISVDYRHGTHTGVSAADRAKTIRALVDPSSKADDFLRPGHIFPLRYREGGVLRRAGHTEATVDLSRLAGLSASGILCELVKDDGTMMRMPDLKAFAREHKLKLITIADLIEYRRRKDRLVRREPGQHTVTTRYGEFTALTYSWLPDGVKSLVLVKGDPASRPSALVRLHAACALGDVFGSPTCNCNALLDQALARIAREGSGVLVYLPGMHGDDFGIQHKRNSDGSSGPTRGPQESRDLGMGCQILTDLGIRSLQVMTNSDITYRGLAGFGLTIDKRVPLQPD; encoded by the coding sequence ATGCAGCCCTCCGCCCGGACCGATGCCTCCATGAGTCACGACAGCGAGCTCTCCTCCATCGAAGAAGCCATCCGTGACATCCAGGAGGGCAAGTTCGTCATCGTCGCCGACGACGAGGACCGTGAGAACGAGGGCGACCTCATCATGGCCGCGGAGAAGGTGACGCCCGAGCACCTGGCCTTCATGGTCCGCCACACCAGCGGCATCGTCTGCATGCCCATGCTGGCCGAGCGCCTGGACGAGCTGCGCCTGCCGCAGATGGTGTCGGACAACACCGAATCCCACCGCACCGCCTTCACCATCTCCGTGGACTACCGCCACGGCACCCACACCGGCGTGTCCGCCGCGGACCGCGCCAAGACGATCCGCGCCCTGGTGGACCCCAGCAGCAAGGCCGACGACTTCCTGCGCCCCGGCCACATCTTCCCGCTCCGCTACCGCGAAGGCGGCGTCCTCCGCCGGGCCGGCCACACCGAGGCCACCGTGGACCTGTCCCGCCTCGCCGGCCTGTCCGCCTCCGGCATCCTCTGCGAGCTGGTGAAGGACGACGGCACCATGATGCGGATGCCGGACCTCAAGGCCTTCGCCCGCGAGCACAAGCTGAAGCTCATCACCATCGCGGACCTCATCGAGTACCGCCGCCGCAAGGACCGGCTGGTGCGCCGCGAGCCCGGCCAGCACACCGTCACCACTCGCTACGGCGAGTTCACCGCCCTCACCTATTCGTGGCTCCCCGACGGCGTGAAGTCGCTCGTCCTGGTGAAGGGTGACCCGGCCTCGCGGCCCAGCGCCCTGGTGCGGCTGCACGCCGCCTGCGCCCTGGGTGACGTGTTCGGCTCGCCGACGTGCAACTGCAACGCGCTGCTGGACCAGGCGCTGGCGCGCATCGCCCGCGAGGGCTCCGGCGTGCTCGTGTACCTGCCCGGCATGCACGGCGACGACTTCGGCATCCAGCACAAGCGCAACAGCGACGGCAGCAGCGGCCCCACGCGCGGCCCCCAGGAGTCGCGTGATTTGGGCATGGGCTGCCAGATCCTCACGGACCTGGGCATCCGCTCGCTCCAGGTGATGACCAACTCGGACATCACCTACCGCGGGCTCGCGGGCTTCGGCCTCACCATCGACAAGCGCGTCCCGCTCCAGCCGGACTGA